Proteins encoded by one window of Antechinus flavipes isolate AdamAnt ecotype Samford, QLD, Australia chromosome 4, AdamAnt_v2, whole genome shotgun sequence:
- the LOC127561304 gene encoding olfactory receptor 6Y1-like — MNTKLQGEDNWTVTTQFILLGFPTQPTIQLLLFSLFLVAYLLTLLENFMIILAIRSDGQLHKPMYFFLSHLSFLEMWYVTVISPKMLVDFLSHDKSISFAGCMTQLYFFVTFVCTEYILLAVMAFDRYVAICNPLRYPAIMSNQLCCALAGGCWFCGLMTAMIKMVFIARLRYCGKPHINHYFCDISPLLNVSCEDSSQAELVDFFLALMVIAVPLCIVVASYVAIITTILKIPSAQGRYKAFSTCASHLTVVILFYSTTLFTYARPKLMYAYNSNKVVSVLYTVIVPLLNPVIYCLRNREVKVALKKTILCRIGGNGEDRALHT, encoded by the coding sequence ATGAATACCAAGCTCCAAGGGGAGGACAACTGGACAGTTACCACCCAATTTATCCTTCTGGGATTCCCCACACAGCCTACCATTCAGCTACTCCTCTTCTCACTCTTTCTGGTGGCTTACCTGCTGACCTTGCTGGAGAACTTTATGATCATCCTTGCCATCCGTAGTGATGGGCAACTCCATAAGCCCATGTACTTTTTCTTGAGCCATCTTTCCTTCCTAGAGATGTGGTATGTCACTGTCATCAGTCCCAAAATGCTGGTGGATTTCCTCAGCCATGACAAGAGCATCTCATTTGCAGGCTGCATGACCCAACTCTACTTTTTTGTTACCTTTGTCTGTACTGAGTACATACTCCTTGCTGTTATGGCCTTTGACCGTTATGTAGCCATTTGCAACCCACTCCGCTACCCAGCCATTATGAGCAACCAGCTCTGCTGTGCCCTTGCTGGGGGCTGCTGGTTCTGTGGCCTGATGACTGCCATGATCAAGATGGTTTTCATTGCTAGACTCCGCTATTGTGGCAAGCCCCACATCAACCACTACTTCTGTGACATCTCCCCACTCCTCAATGTCTCCTGTGAGGATTCCTCCCAGGCTGAGCTGGTAGACTTTTTCTTGGCTCTGATGGTTATTGCTGTCCCACTCTGTATAGTGGTAGCATCTTATGTTGCTATCATCACCACCATCCTAAAGATTCCTTCTGCCCAGGGCCGCTACAAAGCCTTCTCCACCTGTGCTTCTCACCTCACAgttgtcattctcttttattCCACCACCCTCTTCACCTATGCTCGACCCAAACTCATGTATGCCTACAATTCCAATAAGGTGGTCTCTGTACTGTACACAGTCATTGTCCCTCTCCTTAACCCAGTCATCTACTGCCTGAGGAACCGAGAGGTAAAGGTGGCCTTGAAAAAGACCATTCTTTGCAGAATTGGGGGAAATGGGGAAGACAGAGCTTTGCATACTTGA